One genomic segment of Paenibacillus sp. FSL H8-0332 includes these proteins:
- a CDS encoding carbohydrate-binding protein, with translation MFKKLSVLAITFVLLLGCLPMLSAQAAGNATAKQPGNSNPLMDHKLGADPFALTYNGRVYIYMSSDAYVYNSNGTVKDNDFSALNKINVISSADMVNWTDHGAIPVAGANNVNGSAGIAKWASLSWAPSAAVKKINGQDKFFLYFANGASGIGVLTANSPIGPWSDPLGKALVTGSTPGMSGVTWLFDPAVLVDDDGSGYLYAGGGIPNTSDPASIASPKTARVLRLGADMTSIVGSASTIDAPYMFEDSGIHKYGGKYYYSYCFNFSGTHPAAYPAGEIGYMVSNSPMGPFTYTGHFLKNPYTFFGVGGNNHHAVFNFNNQWYVVYHAQTVAKAVLGDGKGYRSPHINKLVHNSNGTIQEVQGDMAGIAQIANLNPYTRVEAETIGWNAGITTERTQAAGGPVSNMNVTNINNGDWVAVGNADFGSSGASSFKANVASATGGGKIEIRLDSATGPLVGTLNVPSTGGAQSWQEVQTTVSNATGVHRLYLVFTGSGSGNLFNFDYWQFSTGGDGGTTPPPVSKVEAEDMTLSGTYAGKITSPFSGVALYGNDDAAAFNQYYAYGTHNFSVRGASNNSSTARVDLLIGGVNVGSFNFSGTTPSVQTLTNVAHATGNQEVKLVVTTDNGSWDAYVDYIEWTQ, from the coding sequence AACGGAAGAGTCTATATCTATATGTCGAGTGATGCCTATGTCTATAACAGCAACGGAACCGTGAAGGATAATGATTTCAGCGCACTGAACAAAATTAATGTCATCTCTTCGGCAGATATGGTGAACTGGACAGACCATGGCGCCATCCCGGTTGCCGGAGCCAATAATGTCAATGGTTCTGCGGGTATTGCCAAATGGGCCTCGCTCTCCTGGGCACCTTCAGCAGCCGTGAAGAAAATCAACGGACAGGACAAGTTCTTCCTGTACTTCGCCAACGGGGCGTCAGGCATCGGGGTACTGACAGCCAACTCTCCGATTGGCCCATGGTCCGATCCGCTCGGTAAAGCGCTGGTGACAGGAAGTACACCGGGAATGTCCGGGGTGACCTGGCTGTTTGACCCGGCGGTGCTGGTCGATGACGACGGTAGCGGCTACCTGTATGCAGGCGGGGGCATCCCCAACACTTCGGACCCGGCATCCATCGCGAGTCCCAAGACAGCCCGCGTGCTGAGACTGGGTGCGGATATGACCAGCATTGTTGGAAGCGCCTCCACTATTGATGCTCCTTATATGTTTGAGGATTCGGGCATCCACAAGTACGGCGGCAAATATTATTACTCGTATTGCTTCAACTTCTCCGGCACGCACCCGGCTGCCTATCCGGCAGGCGAAATCGGGTATATGGTCAGCAACAGTCCGATGGGACCTTTTACGTACACCGGACATTTCCTGAAGAATCCTTACACCTTCTTCGGGGTAGGCGGCAACAACCACCATGCGGTATTTAACTTCAACAACCAATGGTACGTAGTCTATCACGCCCAGACTGTGGCGAAGGCTGTCCTTGGTGACGGCAAAGGCTACCGTTCTCCGCATATCAACAAGCTGGTCCATAATTCGAACGGAACCATCCAGGAGGTTCAGGGAGACATGGCGGGCATTGCCCAGATTGCCAATCTCAATCCGTACACCCGGGTGGAAGCCGAGACGATCGGCTGGAATGCAGGCATTACAACGGAACGTACGCAGGCTGCGGGTGGTCCTGTCAGCAATATGAATGTGACCAATATTAACAATGGAGACTGGGTTGCTGTGGGCAATGCCGATTTCGGCTCCTCCGGCGCTTCCAGCTTCAAGGCGAATGTGGCTTCCGCCACAGGCGGCGGTAAAATCGAAATCCGGCTCGATAGTGCAACCGGCCCGCTGGTCGGCACGCTGAATGTTCCTTCTACAGGAGGAGCGCAGTCCTGGCAGGAAGTACAGACTACGGTCAGCAATGCGACAGGGGTACACAGACTCTATCTGGTCTTCACCGGATCAGGCTCCGGCAATCTGTTCAACTTCGATTACTGGCAGTTCTCTACGGGCGGCGATGGCGGCACGACACCTCCTCCGGTAAGCAAGGTGGAAGCGGAGGACATGACGCTCAGCGGGACCTATGCCGGCAAGATCACTTCCCCTTTCAGCGGAGTGGCGCTGTACGGGAATGATGACGCTGCTGCATTCAATCAATATTATGCCTACGGTACGCATAACTTCTCGGTCCGGGGTGCTTCTAACAATTCCTCTACGGCGCGGGTGGATCTGCTGATCGGCGGTGTGAACGTTGGCTCCTTCAATTTCAGCGGCACAACGCCCTCGGTACAGACGTTGACCAACGTGGCCCACGCCACCGGCAATCAGGAGGTCAAGCTGGTCGTAACCACGGACAATGGAAGCTGGGATGCCTATGTGGATTATATTGAATGGACTCAATGA